A single region of the Tachyglossus aculeatus isolate mTacAcu1 chromosome X1, mTacAcu1.pri, whole genome shotgun sequence genome encodes:
- the AKAP8L gene encoding A-kinase anchor protein 8-like encodes MSNPGFVHGTDTALPSTFFNTTLPTYDYGYGTWNTGTNRGYESYGYGYGYGQDNTTNYGYDSFSTDNSRAALSNRDLYRSGYDYSEIDPGMEMAYQGHYAAYREQLRLRSAFSRRAQGWARDHHRANRPVATDFGPVWDQRLGAQAHCVPASSRPPSLFSQNIIPEYGLVRSMRASYGKMCFGFNSGLKRMRRTWKTWGSPDFRPQKKKKKKRKQFNSPDETDSKATNGSDNSDSDNDEGNEGEGTETLEVTDLIEKSSKAEGEDEEEEGKEDWKADAERGVLTIQEEISQIKRKLQAGRKINERQKKRQRDRLVERIQFVCSLCKYRTFYEDEMTSHWDSKFHKEHFKFVGGKLPKQTADFLEEYVNNKTKKTEERRRSIEDLSGVIQKIYKDQDLTQEISPEHFMKKVEAAHCAACDLFIPMQQGIIQKHLKTTEHNRNRRLMMDQSKKSSLVVARSILNNKLIGIKLERYLKGENPFADGPDDEKGQEEGERGESRLGGNMEKRTAAGEVKNKKKEEKYIKGQGREPEEGEGVGARELTTETQALAKGSSREESALNHPSEEESCNNKCGGSQG; translated from the exons ATGAGCAACCCAG GCTTTGTCCATGGAACCGATACAGCTTTGCCATCCACGTTCTTTAATACAACTCTGCCTACCTACGATTATG GATATGGAACTTGGAACACTGGGACAAACAGAG GTTACGAGAGCTACGGTTATGGATATGGATACGGTCAGGATAACACTACCAACTATGG GTATGATTCCTTCTCTACCGATAACTCCAGGGCCGCACTGAGTAACCGTGATCTGTACAGATCCGGCTATGACTACAGTGAGATTGATCCTGGAATGGAGATGGCCTACCAAGGCCACTACGCTGCCTATCGGGAACAGCTCCGACTTCGCAGTGCCTTTAGCCGGAGGGCCCAGGGTTGGGCCAGAGACCACCACCGCGCTAATCGGCCCGTGGCCACGGACTTTGGGCCTGTGTGGGATCAACGCTTGGGGGCTCAGGCCCACTGTGTTCctgcctcctcccggcccccgtcCCTCTTCTCCCAGAATATCATTCCCGAATATGGCCTGGTCAGGAGCATGAGAGCATCTTATGGGAAGATGTGCTTTGGCTTCAACAGTGGCCTGAAGCGGATGCGGAGGACCTGGAAAACATGGGGCAGCCCCGACTTCAGA ccacagaagaagaagaagaagaagagaaaacagTTTAACAGCCCTGATgaaacagacagcaaagcaaCCAATGGCTCAGACAACAGTGActctgataatg ATGAGGGCAATGAAGGGGAAGGAACTGAAACCTTGGAAGTCACAGACCTGATTGAGAAGAGCTCTAAGGCA gaaggagaagatgaggaggaggaggggaaagaagattgGAAAGCCGATGCTGAGAGAG GAGTCCTGACAATCCAGGAGGAGATCAGTCAAATAAAGCGCAAGCTGCAGGCCGGCAGAAAGATCAACGAGAGGCAGAAGAAGCGGCAGCGGGACCGCTTGGTGGAAAG GATCCAGTTCGTGTGCTCCCTCTGCAAGTATCGAACCTTCTATGAAGATGAGATGACTAGCCACTGGGACAGCAAGTTCCACAAAGAGCATTTCAAGTTTGTCGGCGGGAAGCTGCCCAAGCAGACCGCTGACTTCCTGGAG GAGTACGTCAACAACAAAACCAAGAAGACAGAGGAGCGTCGCAGAAGCATTGAGGACCTCAGTGGCGTAATCCAGAAGATCTATAAAGATCAAGACCTTACCCAAG AAATCAGCCCGGAGCACTTTATGAAGAAGGTGGAAGCGGCGCACTGTGCCGCCTGCGACCTCTTCATCCCCATGCAGCAAGGGATCATCCAGAAGCACCTCAAGACCACGGAGCACAACCGCAACCGCAGG CTAATGATGGACCAGTCAAAGAAGTCGTCACTAGTTGTAGCTCGCAGCATCCTCAACAACAAACTCATCGGCATCAAGTTGGAACGGTATCTCAAG GGTGAAAATCCCTTCGCGGACGGTCCAGATGACGAGAAGGGGCAAGAAGAAGGCGAGAGAGGTGAGAGCCGACTTGGTGGAAACATGGAGAAAAGAACTGCCGCAGGGGAGGTGAAGaataagaagaaagaggaaaagtatatcaaagggcagggcagggagccagaggagggagagggagtaggagccaGGGAACTGACAACCGAGACCCAGGCCTTGGCTAAGGGGAGTAGTAGAGAAGAATCTGCTTTAAACCACCCTTCGGAGGAGGAATCCTGCAACAACAAATGCGGAGGATCCCAGGGCTAG